The following DNA comes from Clostridia bacterium.
TTATAAAATAATTCGTATAGCGGTTTTTTGGAAAGATTTTCAAAAACGCTAAATTATATGTTAAAGGGGCAAAAATTTTGAAAACGATTTTCTTCATTATTGCAGGAATAGGTGTTTCTTTGCTTGCTTTTGTTTTTGTTTCTTTGCTTTATCTTTGGATAAAGAAGCAACCTTCAAGCAATCAAAAAATTGAAGAAGTTGGAAAACTCATTAGAAAAGGTGCTATGACCTTTTTGAAAAAAGAGTATATTATTCTTGCTAAGTTTGCGGGAGTAGTATGCTTGGCTATTTTTGTTTTCTTGCCTTCGCCTTTATGGACAGTTATCGCTAACGGCACGTTTGTAGATACACTGCTGGAGCGTTTCCTTATTATATTGGCGTATATTGCAGGAACAGCATTTAGCTGCGTTGCCGG
Coding sequences within:
- a CDS encoding sodium/proton-translocating pyrophosphatase; this encodes MKTIFFIIAGIGVSLLAFVFVSLLYLWIKKQPSSNQKIEEVGKLIRKGAMTFLKKEYIILAKFAGVVCLAIFVFLPSPLWTVIANGTFVDTLLERFLIILAYIAGTAFSCVAGYIGIYIATIANVKTAEAAKSGIKPSFLCGFRGGAVMGLAVVGACLLGVGLAYLVYMQTQSSALLLGFSFGASSLALFAKAGGGIFTKTADISADLVG